From the genome of Danio aesculapii chromosome 16, fDanAes4.1, whole genome shotgun sequence, one region includes:
- the LOC130243036 gene encoding serine/threonine-protein kinase pim-2-like yields MENTSKDADTETSSSGSILDKYVLGEKLGQGNGGIVYVATRKSDGQKVAIKVVNKKHYGVLCNVVGFKTNVIPEARNMMILKRPPLCPHIIELYEYAMEGRNNYLVIEYASSYITLAKFMKKNHGRLSESVARLLIMQLIIATQRCLEHGIEHESIHSENILVNPKTLQLKLIDFGHSYCVRRGYRRDPTLGVTRYRQQEREPYRAILFAVGSYVTDVRRLLSFMVSGYPCFSKYGRPRFHPSLSAECRDLLWWLIGFYPRTGPVLEEILEHKWFSMK; encoded by the exons ATGGAGAACACAAGTAAAGACGCCGACACAGAGACGTCCAGCTCAG GATCTATACTTGACAAATATGTGCTTGGAGAGAAGCTGGGACAGGGAAACGGTGGCATTGTCTATGTGGCTACACGGAAATCTGATGGCCAGAAG GTTGCCATAAAAGTTGTGAATAAGAAGCATTACGGAGTGTTGTGCAACGTG GTTGGATTTAAAACGAATGTGATCCCTGAAGCACGTAATATGATGATCCTCAAGAGACCTCCGCTCTGCCCGCACATCATAGAGCTCTACGAGTATGCCATGGAGGGAAGGAATAACTACCTAGTCATTGAGTACGCGTCGTCGTACATAACCTTGGCTAAATTCATGAAGAAGAACCATGGCCGCCTGAGTGAGAGTGTTGCGCGGCTGCTGATCATGCAGCTCATTATTGCAACACAGCGCTGCCTTGAGCATGGCATAGAACATGAGTCCATACATAGCGAAAACATCCTGGTCAATCCAAAGACCCTGCAGCTCAAGCTGATTGATTTTGGCCACAGTTATTGTGTTAGAAGAGGCTACAGGAGAGACCCCACTCTTG GAGTAACGAGATACCGTCAACAGGAGCGGGAACCCTACAGAGCCATTCTTTTTGCTGTTGGATCATATGTCACAGATGTTAGACGACTACTGTCCTTTATGGTCAGTGGATATCCCTGTTTCTCCAAATATGGACGTCCACGATTTCACCCCAGTTTGTCAGCAG AATGCCGGGACCTGTTATGGTGGTTAATCGGTTTCTACCCTCGAACAGGACCTGTTTTAGAGGAGATTTTAGAGCACAAGTGGTTCAGCATGAAGTAG